In the Haloferula helveola genome, one interval contains:
- a CDS encoding alpha/beta hydrolase family protein — protein MFRTLCHLAAPIIAFAFSPVAHADESTHRIEVGTKKLPMEGESILFDGHEAFVIAPETAAKGKPWVWYAPTLPRLPGSAENWLFERFLKAGVAIAGVDVGESYGSPEGRKIFEEFRVYLVSERGFAEKPCLLARSRGGLMLYSWATEHPEKVAGVAGIYPVCNIASYPGVAKAAGAYGLSPEALEAELAKHNPIDRLEPLAKAKVPILHLHGDKDRTVPLEANSGELAKRYRALGGPIELEVVKEGGHDMWKGWFQSEKMAAFVIERAKAGVGEE, from the coding sequence ATGTTTCGCACGCTCTGTCACCTCGCCGCTCCGATCATTGCGTTTGCTTTCTCCCCGGTGGCCCATGCCGATGAGTCCACGCACCGGATCGAAGTAGGAACCAAGAAGCTGCCGATGGAAGGCGAGTCGATCCTCTTCGACGGACACGAGGCTTTCGTCATCGCTCCCGAAACCGCCGCGAAAGGAAAGCCATGGGTTTGGTATGCGCCGACCCTGCCCCGTCTACCCGGGAGCGCGGAGAATTGGCTCTTCGAGCGTTTCCTGAAAGCAGGCGTGGCGATCGCCGGGGTCGATGTGGGCGAATCGTATGGCAGTCCTGAGGGCAGGAAAATCTTCGAGGAGTTCCGGGTCTATCTCGTTTCGGAGAGGGGCTTCGCGGAGAAGCCATGCCTGCTCGCGAGAAGTCGTGGTGGCCTGATGCTCTACTCGTGGGCCACCGAGCATCCCGAGAAGGTCGCGGGTGTCGCCGGAATCTATCCGGTGTGCAACATCGCCAGCTATCCGGGTGTGGCGAAGGCCGCCGGGGCCTACGGGCTGTCACCGGAGGCGCTGGAGGCGGAGCTGGCCAAGCACAATCCGATCGATCGGCTGGAGCCGTTGGCGAAGGCCAAGGTTCCGATCCTGCACCTCCACGGAGACAAGGATCGCACGGTTCCGCTGGAGGCGAACTCGGGTGAGTTAGCGAAGCGCTATCGTGCGCTCGGTGGCCCGATCGAGCTCGAGGTCGTGAAGGAGGGAGGTCACGACATGTGGAAGGGCTGGTTCCAGTCCGAGAAGATGGCCGCCTTCGTGATCGAAAGGGCGAAGGCGGGGGTGGGGGAGGAGTGA
- a CDS encoding c-type cytochrome yields the protein MMKLAGWMMAPVLGAGWAMAQHEEVDAVAEGKKVFESVGCAECHTVEKGDLSLKSGPNLYGLFLSEPRDREVVVGGKKTTVKADKAYFDNSLRKSWDALAISEKGPTKGTTYQPLMPMYVEELISKDDGEALWHYLRTLADKGQSGPAKVMVKRKKAPEPTDILKIPGEEVVADRIRVMRAPLKGTSARALHVGQPNGMSYTFDPRMLSVRRVWTGGYLNLKEERTNRGRGLSSEGWKAQTYLEGPAVLAPLSKDGKVIDFEFKEPDAHDYEAIERLLWDGLEFADKLAAIDAEFLGHQLDPATGQPTFEFRVGSNVISEAVSISDAGQVAISLGGDLKTEQSFNVGDSGLSSITVEGGALEDGVWVLPAGGKGPFVLTGQLPGGIVARETADRKEDWSPQSLVIEPAKKARRPLELPAGYTLKDWISPLDLLGREQLFEPTGIAVAKDGTIVLATRAAGVWRIRDGKWSLFAEGIYEALGVVIEDDKGDVIVIAQKPELTRISDADGDGRAESFETVCDDYGFHGNYHEYTHGPVCDADGNYYFLLNLSHDHDAPRVSWRAGGKFMGSMGGYRGWACRVTPEGKFETYAMGLRSPAGIGVAPDGRIWYAENQGEYVGSSKVVPLEKGKFYGHISGLIDLPGMKPEAEGLDYDSWKDKLRKGAVWLPHGKMANSPGSPAWDLTDGKFGPFGGQMFIGDQTLSQLMRVVTEQVDGQDQGCVIPFGKGLASGLMRPVFLPDGSLIIGQTGRGWGARGGQQAALQQVVYDGKTLPADIEAIHSAPTGLKVSFTRPLGAGVSEEDLTKALKAESWFYTNLPDYGSPERDKRSEKITGVALSDDRKSLVISFEGFGEGDKWVDRNYHVQLAGADSLFGDPPAWKSLEGYFTLRAIPGE from the coding sequence ATGATGAAACTCGCAGGTTGGATGATGGCTCCGGTGCTGGGTGCCGGTTGGGCGATGGCGCAGCACGAGGAAGTGGATGCGGTCGCCGAAGGCAAGAAGGTGTTCGAATCCGTCGGGTGCGCGGAATGCCACACCGTCGAGAAGGGTGACCTCTCTCTGAAATCCGGTCCGAATCTCTACGGGCTCTTTCTCAGCGAACCGCGGGATCGCGAGGTGGTTGTCGGTGGCAAGAAGACGACGGTGAAGGCGGACAAGGCCTACTTCGACAACTCGCTGCGGAAGTCGTGGGATGCGCTCGCGATTTCGGAGAAGGGACCGACCAAAGGTACCACCTACCAACCGCTGATGCCGATGTATGTCGAGGAGCTGATCTCCAAGGATGATGGCGAGGCGCTCTGGCATTATCTGAGGACGCTCGCTGACAAGGGTCAGTCGGGCCCGGCCAAGGTGATGGTCAAAAGGAAGAAAGCTCCCGAGCCGACCGACATCCTGAAGATTCCCGGCGAGGAGGTCGTGGCCGACCGGATCCGGGTGATGCGCGCGCCGCTCAAGGGCACCAGCGCCCGGGCACTGCATGTCGGGCAGCCGAACGGAATGAGTTACACTTTCGATCCGCGGATGCTGTCGGTCCGGCGGGTCTGGACGGGCGGCTATCTGAATCTCAAGGAGGAACGGACCAACCGGGGTCGCGGGCTTTCGTCCGAGGGTTGGAAGGCGCAGACCTATCTTGAAGGGCCGGCGGTCCTCGCACCGCTGTCGAAGGACGGCAAGGTGATCGATTTCGAGTTCAAGGAGCCGGACGCACACGACTACGAGGCCATCGAGCGCTTGCTGTGGGACGGGCTGGAGTTCGCCGACAAATTGGCGGCAATTGATGCCGAGTTTCTCGGTCACCAACTCGACCCGGCAACCGGTCAGCCAACCTTCGAGTTCCGGGTGGGATCAAACGTGATTTCCGAAGCGGTCTCGATCAGCGATGCCGGCCAGGTGGCGATCTCGCTCGGTGGTGATCTGAAGACGGAGCAGAGTTTCAATGTGGGTGACAGCGGCCTGTCGTCGATCACGGTGGAAGGTGGTGCCCTTGAGGACGGAGTGTGGGTGTTGCCCGCCGGAGGCAAGGGGCCGTTCGTGCTGACCGGTCAACTGCCGGGCGGCATCGTGGCTCGCGAGACCGCCGATCGGAAAGAGGACTGGTCGCCGCAGTCGCTGGTGATCGAGCCGGCCAAGAAGGCGCGGCGCCCGCTCGAACTGCCTGCCGGTTACACGCTGAAGGATTGGATCTCGCCGCTCGACCTGCTCGGTCGGGAACAATTGTTCGAGCCAACCGGTATCGCGGTGGCGAAGGACGGCACGATCGTGCTCGCGACGCGCGCCGCCGGGGTGTGGCGGATCCGCGACGGCAAGTGGTCGCTCTTCGCCGAAGGCATCTATGAGGCGCTCGGGGTCGTCATCGAGGACGACAAGGGTGATGTGATCGTGATCGCGCAGAAGCCGGAGTTGACGCGCATCAGTGATGCCGATGGCGACGGTCGGGCCGAGTCGTTCGAGACCGTCTGCGATGACTACGGCTTCCATGGTAATTATCACGAATACACGCATGGTCCCGTCTGCGATGCCGACGGCAACTACTACTTCCTGCTGAATCTGTCGCACGACCACGACGCGCCGCGCGTGTCCTGGCGGGCCGGCGGCAAGTTCATGGGATCGATGGGCGGCTACCGCGGTTGGGCATGCCGGGTGACGCCTGAAGGGAAGTTCGAGACCTACGCGATGGGCTTGCGTAGCCCGGCGGGGATCGGTGTCGCGCCCGACGGCCGCATCTGGTATGCCGAGAATCAGGGTGAATACGTCGGATCCTCGAAGGTCGTCCCGCTCGAAAAGGGCAAGTTCTACGGGCACATTTCCGGCCTGATCGACTTGCCGGGCATGAAGCCTGAGGCGGAGGGTCTCGATTACGATTCCTGGAAGGACAAGCTGCGGAAGGGAGCGGTTTGGCTGCCTCACGGCAAGATGGCCAATTCTCCGGGAAGCCCGGCGTGGGATCTGACCGATGGCAAGTTCGGTCCGTTCGGTGGGCAGATGTTCATTGGCGATCAGACGCTCTCGCAGCTGATGCGGGTGGTGACGGAGCAGGTCGACGGTCAGGATCAGGGTTGCGTGATTCCGTTCGGAAAGGGTCTCGCTTCGGGTCTGATGCGTCCGGTTTTCCTTCCCGACGGCAGCCTGATCATCGGCCAGACCGGCCGTGGCTGGGGTGCGCGTGGCGGTCAACAGGCAGCCTTGCAGCAGGTCGTCTACGACGGGAAGACGCTTCCTGCGGACATCGAAGCGATCCACTCGGCGCCGACCGGTTTGAAGGTTTCGTTCACGCGGCCGCTCGGCGCGGGCGTGTCGGAAGAGGATCTGACGAAGGCGCTGAAGGCGGAGTCTTGGTTCTACACAAACCTGCCGGACTACGGATCTCCGGAACGCGACAAGCGCAGTGAGAAGATCACCGGTGTCGCCCTTTCGGATGACCGCAAGTCGCTCGTGATTTCCTTCGAAGGATTCGGTGAAGGCGACAAGTGGGTCGACCGGAACTACCATGTCCAGCTTGCGGGCGCCGACTCGCTTTTCGGGGATCCCCCCGCGTGGAAATCGCTCGAGGGATACTTTACTTTGCGCGCCATCCCCGGCGAATGA
- a CDS encoding cytochrome P450 has product MNSFCPHDPFRSLRESDGVMANDFDGERIPMILRHADLREAAKDWEIFSSDAPFRVPIPSEEDMRRMRQLPIETDPPDHADYRAIVEPFFRRALKPEVADPVRKLIGGFIDRALDRESIEIVHDFALPIQSQALTHLLNVPESEADIWIGWGTHVFREGDGGKKGQVLEDYISGQFDRAEEEPGEDFFSALTQATFRGRRLTREEMMGYANLAFAGGRDTIINSIAGIVAYFGDHPEALGQLRGEPKKIVLAVEEFVRVMTPLTHIGRVCPVGTNVHGEEVAAGHRVALCWASANFDSEVFESPHEVQLDRKPNPHVAYGVGNHFCLGAFHARLVLRSLVAALCDRVTAIDVLEAMPKIEREAEYERRNGYESLKVRMLAVM; this is encoded by the coding sequence ATGAACTCTTTCTGCCCCCACGATCCGTTCCGGTCGCTGCGCGAGTCGGACGGCGTGATGGCGAACGACTTCGACGGCGAGAGGATTCCGATGATCCTCCGCCATGCCGACCTGAGGGAAGCGGCGAAGGACTGGGAGATCTTCAGCTCGGATGCGCCTTTCCGCGTGCCGATTCCCTCGGAAGAAGACATGCGCCGCATGCGGCAGCTTCCGATTGAGACGGATCCGCCGGATCACGCCGACTACCGGGCCATCGTCGAGCCGTTCTTCCGTCGGGCGCTGAAGCCGGAAGTTGCCGATCCCGTGCGCAAGCTGATCGGCGGCTTTATCGATCGAGCGCTGGATCGCGAGAGTATCGAGATCGTCCATGACTTCGCATTGCCGATCCAATCGCAGGCGCTGACCCATCTGCTCAACGTGCCGGAGAGCGAGGCGGATATCTGGATCGGGTGGGGCACTCACGTTTTCCGCGAAGGGGATGGGGGAAAGAAGGGACAGGTGCTGGAGGACTACATCTCCGGCCAGTTCGATCGGGCAGAGGAAGAGCCAGGAGAGGATTTCTTCAGCGCGCTCACGCAGGCAACCTTCCGGGGGCGGAGGCTGACCCGTGAAGAGATGATGGGCTACGCCAACCTCGCCTTTGCCGGAGGGCGCGACACGATCATCAACTCGATCGCCGGAATCGTCGCTTATTTTGGCGATCATCCCGAGGCACTCGGGCAGTTGCGCGGGGAGCCGAAGAAAATCGTGCTGGCGGTCGAGGAGTTCGTTCGGGTGATGACGCCGTTGACCCACATCGGCCGTGTGTGTCCGGTCGGGACGAATGTCCACGGTGAGGAGGTCGCCGCGGGTCATCGGGTCGCCTTGTGCTGGGCGTCCGCGAATTTCGACAGCGAGGTTTTCGAATCACCGCATGAGGTTCAACTCGATCGCAAACCGAACCCGCATGTTGCCTACGGTGTTGGCAACCATTTCTGCCTCGGAGCGTTTCATGCGCGGCTGGTGCTGCGGTCGCTGGTTGCCGCATTGTGTGACCGGGTCACCGCGATCGACGTCCTGGAGGCGATGCCCAAAATCGAAAGGGAAGCCGAATACGAACGGCGGAACGGATACGAGTCGCTCAAGGTGCGGATGCTGGCGGTGATGTGA
- a CDS encoding DUF1080 domain-containing protein, which produces MRSRSLLRLLSVAVAGLAAVVPAALSEEEETGGFVEMFNGKDLTGWKTTGSWMIEEGNILTLKPRPGETGWKRFGDYIMTERKYGDFVLELDFKFENTGNSGVFMRVADPMSPVDTGFEVQILDTFGKENVGHHDCGGVIKTQGPSKNMVKPAGEWNHYRISLIGSQLDVELNGEAIIDLDLSKTGLKDRPAEGFIGFQDEAKRVWYRNVRIKEIKKAE; this is translated from the coding sequence ATGAGAAGCCGAAGCCTGCTCCGCCTGCTTTCCGTTGCAGTTGCCGGCCTTGCCGCAGTCGTGCCTGCCGCGCTTTCCGAAGAGGAAGAGACCGGTGGATTCGTCGAGATGTTCAACGGCAAGGATCTGACCGGTTGGAAGACCACCGGGAGCTGGATGATCGAGGAAGGGAATATCCTGACTCTCAAGCCTCGTCCGGGCGAGACCGGATGGAAGCGCTTCGGCGACTACATCATGACCGAGCGGAAGTACGGCGACTTCGTGCTCGAGCTCGATTTCAAGTTCGAGAACACCGGGAATTCCGGAGTGTTCATGAGGGTCGCCGACCCGATGAGCCCGGTCGATACCGGCTTCGAGGTCCAGATTCTCGACACCTTCGGCAAGGAGAATGTCGGACACCATGACTGCGGCGGAGTGATCAAGACGCAGGGGCCATCCAAGAACATGGTCAAGCCGGCGGGGGAGTGGAACCATTACCGGATTTCCCTGATCGGCAGCCAGCTCGACGTCGAACTCAACGGCGAGGCCATCATCGATCTCGACCTCAGCAAAACCGGCCTCAAGGACCGGCCCGCCGAGGGCTTCATCGGCTTCCAGGACGAGGCCAAGCGGGTCTGGTATCGCAACGTCCGCATCAAGGAGATCAAGAAGGCGGAATGA
- a CDS encoding YdjY domain-containing protein has product MIFELLLRKQPAGPFRSIVRFVSTLAVGLTVSIGWIAAEETEPRTKDAGDAAKAAKELKLPGLEIDVAGRQVDVDATVCLREGFLELLACTKQTKEHESIVAVEAKPSHIHAALLLLGAKPGNPAIQKRVGGIDGHWVDIAPRGQEIEVYLVFKDEKGEMKEHPVNEFISRGPEDVVDDGGEGAEQVKFPTHSFLFAGSHLYKEGDAPPQYLCDQSGNVISISTFGDELLCLPGVHAKDNGSLVWEVDPTHLPPLDTKVILRLKPKFEEEAEEKAPDAETPEAAEGE; this is encoded by the coding sequence ATGATTTTCGAACTCCTCTTGCGGAAGCAGCCGGCCGGCCCGTTCCGGTCCATCGTCAGGTTCGTCTCAACGCTCGCTGTGGGGCTCACGGTTTCAATTGGCTGGATCGCCGCCGAAGAGACCGAGCCGCGAACCAAGGATGCCGGGGATGCCGCCAAGGCGGCGAAGGAACTGAAGCTTCCCGGATTGGAGATCGATGTGGCGGGGCGGCAGGTCGATGTCGATGCGACGGTCTGCCTGCGCGAAGGCTTCCTCGAGCTCCTTGCCTGTACCAAGCAGACGAAGGAACACGAATCGATTGTCGCGGTGGAAGCGAAGCCGTCGCACATCCACGCCGCCCTGCTCCTCCTTGGTGCGAAGCCCGGCAACCCGGCGATCCAGAAGCGGGTCGGTGGCATCGACGGCCACTGGGTGGACATTGCTCCACGGGGACAGGAGATCGAGGTGTATCTTGTCTTCAAGGATGAGAAGGGAGAGATGAAGGAGCACCCGGTGAACGAGTTCATCAGCCGTGGTCCGGAGGATGTGGTCGACGACGGAGGCGAGGGTGCTGAGCAGGTCAAGTTCCCGACCCACAGCTTTCTCTTTGCCGGATCCCATCTCTACAAGGAGGGCGACGCGCCGCCTCAGTATCTCTGCGACCAGAGCGGCAATGTGATCTCCATTTCAACCTTCGGTGACGAGCTCCTCTGCCTCCCGGGAGTCCACGCCAAGGACAACGGTTCGTTGGTCTGGGAAGTTGACCCGACCCATCTGCCTCCGCTGGACACCAAGGTGATTCTCCGGCTCAAGCCGAAGTTCGAGGAGGAGGCCGAAGAGAAGGCGCCGGATGCGGAGACGCCGGAGGCGGCTGAAGGTGAATGA
- a CDS encoding prenyltransferase/squalene oxidase repeat-containing protein, whose translation MSLHAQLSPEARARLAAQRRASTISSIAISLLLIVLIGLVLAFIFLPPLLKETPTIVSYSASVDDNQELETKKMTNSVERKPSAPSSSMAKVIAANTTSPTAVPVPDIDVPEPSTDFGNGDDFGDGWGSGGDGGGGGGFGNIPATMSKRCSKEDRMQRLLENGGNEQCEEAVVNALRWLQSTQAQDGSWTGSNKGAMTGFALLAFLGHCETPVSEEFGETVTDAIIYLVDLGMKNDGRLATADVKSHHWVYEHGIATYALAEAYTFCHQLKINIPNLGEVTRKAGDMIIKGQGDRGGWVYGYAGGNGGDNSVGFWQIQALKACKHTGLWDSGAFKKVSRKALDWLSEVQGSNGAIGYRGNPGQSPGLTGGGVLAFQMWDEGKSKEARAGIKYIKESAKFDWNDDSSNLYYHYYNAQAMINYGGVAWKEYNDMFRDTLLEKQGADGSWNRGRKIKHGAVNVHMSTCLATFMLEVYYRFLPATGAGVK comes from the coding sequence ATGAGCCTTCACGCCCAACTCAGCCCCGAAGCCCGCGCCCGGCTGGCCGCCCAGCGTCGCGCCTCCACGATCTCGTCGATCGCCATCTCCCTGCTGCTGATCGTCCTCATCGGCTTGGTGCTCGCCTTCATTTTCCTCCCGCCCCTGCTCAAGGAGACTCCCACGATCGTGAGCTACTCGGCTTCGGTGGATGACAACCAGGAGCTGGAGACCAAAAAGATGACCAACAGCGTGGAGCGGAAGCCTTCCGCCCCATCGTCATCGATGGCGAAGGTTATCGCCGCCAACACGACTTCCCCGACCGCGGTTCCCGTTCCGGACATCGACGTGCCCGAGCCATCGACCGACTTCGGCAATGGCGATGATTTCGGCGACGGCTGGGGTTCCGGCGGCGACGGTGGTGGCGGTGGCGGCTTCGGCAACATCCCGGCTACCATGAGTAAGCGTTGCTCGAAGGAAGACCGGATGCAGCGACTGCTTGAGAACGGCGGCAACGAGCAATGCGAAGAGGCGGTCGTGAATGCCCTGCGCTGGCTCCAATCCACCCAAGCCCAGGACGGCAGCTGGACCGGCAGCAACAAGGGCGCGATGACCGGTTTCGCGCTGCTTGCCTTCCTCGGCCACTGCGAGACTCCGGTCTCCGAAGAGTTCGGCGAGACCGTCACCGACGCGATCATTTACCTTGTCGACCTCGGCATGAAAAACGACGGCCGTCTGGCAACCGCCGACGTCAAGAGCCACCATTGGGTCTACGAGCACGGCATCGCCACCTATGCGCTCGCCGAGGCCTACACCTTCTGCCACCAGCTCAAGATCAACATCCCGAACCTCGGTGAAGTGACCCGCAAAGCCGGCGATATGATTATCAAGGGCCAAGGCGACCGCGGAGGCTGGGTTTACGGCTACGCTGGCGGAAACGGCGGCGACAACTCGGTTGGCTTCTGGCAAATCCAGGCCCTCAAGGCGTGCAAGCATACCGGCCTATGGGACAGCGGCGCCTTCAAAAAGGTTTCACGCAAGGCTCTCGACTGGCTCTCGGAAGTGCAGGGCTCCAATGGAGCGATCGGCTACCGCGGCAATCCCGGTCAAAGTCCGGGCCTGACCGGCGGCGGCGTGCTGGCATTCCAGATGTGGGACGAGGGCAAGTCGAAGGAAGCCCGGGCCGGCATCAAGTATATCAAGGAGTCGGCCAAGTTCGATTGGAACGATGACTCGTCGAATCTCTACTACCACTACTACAACGCCCAAGCCATGATCAACTATGGCGGTGTCGCGTGGAAGGAATATAACGACATGTTCCGCGACACGCTGCTTGAGAAGCAAGGCGCTGACGGATCATGGAACCGGGGCCGCAAGATCAAGCACGGCGCGGTCAACGTGCACATGAGCACCTGCCTCGCCACCTTCATGCTTGAGGTCTACTACCGCTTCCTGCCGGCCACCGGCGCGGGCGTGAAGTAA
- a CDS encoding c-type cytochrome, whose protein sequence is MHPRSRMNLARATGIGSLAFLLVSSPAAAEPVVAGLHRNDQLSERDKGHLLISELRCAACHEGLGQAPSAPDLRGIGERVDAAFLEKFILAPATHDPGTNMPDVLGDAAGEERQQLAESLSAYLLSVPRQAPSEEKLAAGDPERGKELYHQAGCIACHSPLDGEGEALPGDVGLAHVPTKYFRHGLVEFLQDPVKFRPAGRMPNMGLSRSEASDLAAFLLGPDAKDSPVEKPESPHTLVEAGEKAFAELKCASCHDTDSSYKPLLSPAGNDLDLSKGCLSASPGSAPNYGLSEAQRESIRVALGKEDKPPAPADAVKMRLTQLNCISCHQRDDFGGVPQSRDGYFHSTEEALGNESRIPPPLTLAGAKLKPAWMNKVLYEGEQVRPYMTTRMPQYGTEALDGLTELFGKADEMEPFEFAELDRESAPMMRNGGHLLVGNQGLNCIACHNFNGKESPGMKGLDLMTSYQRLQPAWFDAFMRNPGKLRPGIIMPSFWPDGKAVQTEILEGDTDEQIRALWHFFSLGRSARDPAGLKAEDSRLVVTDKARTYRGRSSVAGYRGIAVGFPGGLNYALNAQTGALSALWTGEFVKVGWQGQGPGNFNPIGRAIQLAQDVPLLPEPKDPWPLHPVRSKEVPVNPDPLYPRQHGYAFKGYSIGKGGVPTFRYQIGDVRVEDSSVPLVGGFLPALRRTLTFESPEATELYFRILTGGIEKDDSGAFRTKEVAVASDSETPESILRPAADESADKELIFKLAIPAGKSSHSFTYSILR, encoded by the coding sequence GTGCACCCACGCTCCCGCATGAATCTCGCCCGGGCAACGGGCATCGGCTCACTCGCGTTCCTCCTCGTTTCTTCTCCGGCAGCTGCCGAGCCGGTCGTCGCCGGACTGCACCGGAACGATCAGTTGTCGGAACGCGACAAGGGCCATCTTCTCATTAGCGAACTCCGGTGCGCGGCCTGCCATGAGGGACTTGGACAAGCACCGTCCGCTCCCGACCTCCGCGGTATCGGCGAACGGGTGGACGCAGCCTTTCTCGAGAAGTTCATCCTCGCTCCCGCAACACATGATCCGGGAACGAACATGCCCGATGTCCTCGGTGATGCAGCAGGTGAAGAACGCCAGCAACTGGCCGAATCGCTGAGCGCCTATCTGCTGTCAGTGCCGCGTCAGGCGCCAAGCGAAGAAAAACTCGCCGCCGGAGATCCGGAACGCGGGAAGGAGCTCTACCATCAGGCGGGTTGCATCGCATGCCACTCGCCGCTCGACGGTGAAGGCGAAGCGCTGCCGGGTGATGTCGGTCTGGCGCACGTCCCGACGAAGTACTTCCGCCACGGCCTCGTCGAATTCCTTCAGGACCCGGTGAAGTTCCGCCCGGCCGGACGGATGCCGAACATGGGCCTCAGCCGCAGCGAGGCATCGGACCTCGCCGCCTTCCTTCTCGGCCCCGATGCCAAGGATTCGCCGGTGGAGAAACCCGAGTCCCCGCATACCTTGGTCGAAGCAGGCGAGAAAGCGTTCGCCGAGCTGAAGTGCGCGTCCTGCCACGACACCGATTCCTCCTACAAGCCCCTGCTCTCTCCGGCCGGCAACGATCTCGATCTCTCTAAGGGCTGCCTGTCAGCCAGCCCGGGCAGCGCACCCAACTACGGACTGAGCGAGGCCCAGCGCGAATCGATCCGGGTCGCACTCGGAAAGGAAGATAAGCCGCCTGCTCCGGCCGACGCGGTGAAGATGCGGCTCACCCAGCTCAACTGCATTTCCTGCCACCAACGCGACGACTTCGGTGGTGTTCCGCAGTCACGCGACGGCTACTTCCATTCCACCGAAGAAGCGCTCGGCAACGAGTCCCGCATTCCACCGCCCCTGACCCTTGCCGGCGCCAAGCTGAAGCCCGCATGGATGAACAAGGTGCTCTATGAAGGCGAACAGGTCCGCCCCTACATGACGACCCGAATGCCGCAGTACGGCACCGAGGCGCTCGACGGCCTGACCGAGCTGTTCGGCAAGGCGGACGAGATGGAGCCCTTCGAGTTCGCCGAACTCGACCGCGAGTCTGCCCCGATGATGCGCAATGGCGGACACCTTCTGGTCGGCAACCAGGGCCTCAACTGCATCGCGTGCCACAACTTCAACGGCAAGGAATCGCCCGGCATGAAGGGGCTCGACCTGATGACCTCCTACCAGCGGCTCCAACCGGCCTGGTTCGACGCCTTCATGCGGAACCCCGGCAAACTCCGTCCGGGAATCATCATGCCAAGCTTCTGGCCGGACGGCAAAGCGGTTCAGACGGAAATCCTTGAAGGTGACACCGACGAGCAGATCCGCGCGCTGTGGCACTTCTTCTCGCTCGGTCGCTCGGCTCGCGATCCTGCCGGTCTGAAAGCGGAGGACTCGCGATTGGTCGTCACCGACAAAGCCCGCACCTACCGCGGACGTAGTAGTGTCGCCGGCTACCGCGGCATCGCCGTCGGGTTCCCGGGTGGCCTCAACTACGCCCTCAACGCCCAGACCGGAGCCCTCTCCGCTCTCTGGACCGGCGAGTTCGTCAAGGTCGGCTGGCAGGGCCAGGGACCGGGAAACTTCAACCCGATCGGACGCGCGATCCAGCTTGCCCAGGACGTTCCCCTGCTCCCCGAGCCGAAAGATCCCTGGCCACTCCATCCCGTCCGGAGCAAGGAGGTGCCGGTCAACCCGGACCCGCTGTATCCGCGGCAACACGGTTACGCCTTCAAGGGCTACTCGATCGGCAAGGGCGGCGTTCCGACCTTCCGCTACCAGATCGGGGACGTGCGGGTGGAGGACTCATCCGTTCCCCTTGTTGGCGGATTCCTTCCGGCGCTTCGCCGCACCCTGACCTTCGAGTCGCCCGAGGCTACCGAACTCTACTTCCGCATCCTGACCGGCGGCATCGAGAAGGACGATAGTGGCGCATTCCGCACCAAGGAGGTGGCCGTGGCCAGCGACAGCGAGACTCCGGAGTCCATCCTCCGCCCGGCCGCCGACGAATCGGCGGACAAGGAACTGATCTTCAAGTTGGCCATCCCGGCCGGGAAGTCGTCCCACTCCTTCACCTACTCCATCCTCCGCTGA